One region of Urocitellus parryii isolate mUroPar1 unplaced genomic scaffold, mUroPar1.hap1 Scaffold_118, whole genome shotgun sequence genomic DNA includes:
- the LOC113190401 gene encoding large ribosomal subunit protein mL64 — translation MAAPWRQTRTLFGLSVTLGPGSRSYRAPPPPRRSSGPWWPDPEHPLTPRWQLGPRYAAKQFARHGAASGVAPGSLWPSPEQLRELEAEEQEWYPSLATMQESLRVKQLAEEQKRQAREQHIAECMAKMPQMIENWRQQQRERWEKVQADKERRARLQAEAQERLGYHVDPRSTRFQELLQDLEKQQRKRLKEEKQRQKKEARAAALASAAAAQDTVAAGAPSS, via the exons ATGGCGGCGCCCTGGCGGCAGACGCGCACCCTATTTGGGTTGTCGGTGACCCTGGGCCCGGGCTCCCGTAGCTACCGGGCGCCGCCACCCCCACGCCGCTCTTCGGGTCCCTGGTGGCCAGACCCAGAGCACCCGCTGACCCCGCGCTGGCAGCTGGGGCCGCGCTACGCAGCCAAACAATTCGCACGACACGGCGCTGCCTCTGGAGTAGCCCCCGGTTCACTGTGGCCGTCTCCAGAACAGCTGCGCGAGCTGGAGGCCGAGGAGCAAGAATGGTACCCAAGCCTGGCAACCATGCAGGAGTCGCTGCGGGTGAAGCAATTGGCTGAGGAGCAGAAGCGTCAGGCCAG GGAGCAGCACATTGCAGAATGCATGGCCAAGATGCCACAGATGATTGAGAACTGGCGACAGCAGCAGCGGGAACGCTGGGAGAAGGTGCAGGCAGACAAGGAGAGGAGGGCCCGACTGCAGGCTGAGGCCCAAGAGCGCCTGGGCTACCACGTGGACCCAAGAAGCACCCGCTTCCAGGAGCTGCTACAGGACCTAGAGAAGCAGCAGCGAAAGCGCctcaaggaagaaaaacaaagacagaagaaGGAGGCGAGAGCTGCTGCATTGGCTTCTGCTGCAGCAGCACAGGACACAGTAGCCGCTGGGGCCCCCAGCTCCTGA